The following coding sequences are from one Thiohalorhabdus sp. Cl-TMA window:
- the glnT gene encoding type III glutamate--ammonia ligase: MLSDELQSFLTDNDIEYVLAQFVDIHGVAKTKAVPAQCLETILEDGAGFAGFAVWGLGLEPHDPDFMAVGDPATLTRVPWQPGYARIACTGHVNGAPHACDSRFVLQQQLARLAERGWHLNTGVEPEFALLKRDESGRLRPVDESDDLTKPCYDYKGLSRSRVFLERLVGNLREVGFDVYQIDHEDANGQFEINYTYSDALTSADRFTFLRMGAGEIAEDLGMICSFMPKPDGSRTGSGMHFHLSVEDGSGADLFHDDGDPQGMGLSETAYHFLGGLLAHAPALCAFAAPTVNSYKRLVVDGSASGATWAPAYITYGDNNRSAMVRVPYGRLEFRLPDSGCNPYLVTAALIAAGLDGVERHLDPGPAQNVNLFTLSPEERRAQGIELLPQNLNEALAALEADPLFAERLGDGIVNEFLRVKGAEWTEYSRHVSDWELAHYAEFF, from the coding sequence ATGCTGTCCGATGAGCTGCAAAGCTTTCTCACCGACAACGATATCGAGTACGTCCTCGCCCAGTTCGTGGATATCCACGGCGTGGCCAAGACCAAGGCCGTTCCCGCCCAGTGCCTGGAGACCATCCTGGAGGACGGCGCCGGCTTCGCCGGGTTCGCCGTCTGGGGCCTGGGACTGGAGCCGCACGACCCCGATTTCATGGCCGTGGGCGATCCCGCGACGCTGACCCGGGTGCCCTGGCAGCCGGGCTACGCCCGCATCGCCTGTACCGGCCACGTCAACGGCGCGCCCCATGCCTGCGACTCCCGCTTCGTCCTGCAGCAGCAGCTCGCCCGGCTGGCGGAGCGCGGCTGGCACCTGAATACCGGGGTGGAGCCGGAGTTCGCCCTGCTGAAGCGGGACGAGTCGGGGAGGCTGCGGCCCGTGGACGAGAGCGACGACCTCACCAAGCCCTGCTACGACTACAAGGGCCTGTCGCGGTCGCGGGTCTTCCTGGAGCGCCTGGTGGGCAATCTCCGGGAGGTGGGCTTCGATGTCTACCAGATCGACCACGAGGACGCCAACGGCCAGTTCGAGATCAACTACACCTACAGCGACGCCCTCACCTCCGCCGACCGCTTCACCTTCCTGCGCATGGGGGCGGGGGAGATTGCCGAGGACCTGGGCATGATCTGCTCCTTCATGCCCAAGCCGGACGGCAGCCGCACGGGCAGCGGCATGCACTTCCACCTCTCCGTGGAGGACGGGTCGGGCGCCGACCTGTTCCACGACGACGGCGACCCGCAGGGCATGGGGCTGTCCGAGACGGCCTACCACTTCCTCGGCGGCCTGCTGGCCCACGCCCCCGCTCTGTGCGCCTTCGCCGCCCCCACCGTGAACTCCTACAAGCGGCTGGTGGTGGACGGCTCCGCCTCGGGGGCCACCTGGGCGCCGGCCTACATCACCTACGGCGACAACAACCGCTCGGCCATGGTGCGGGTGCCCTACGGGCGCCTGGAATTCCGGCTGCCCGATTCCGGCTGCAACCCCTACCTGGTCACCGCCGCCCTCATCGCCGCCGGCCTGGACGGTGTGGAGCGGCACCTGGATCCCGGCCCCGCCCAGAACGTCAACCTGTTCACGCTGAGCCCGGAGGAGCGCCGGGCCCAGGGCATCGAGCTGCTGCCCCAAAACCTCAACGAGGCGTTGGCGGCGCTGGAGGCGGACCCGCTGTTCGCCGAGCGGCTGGGCGACGGCATCGTCAACGAATTCCTCCGGGTCAAGGGCGCGGAGTGGACCGAATACAGCCGCCACGTGAGCGACTGGGAGCTGGCCCACTACGCCGAGTTCTTCTAG